TAGGGCTGCTACTTTGCCACAAGCGATCAACAAGGTATTCCGAGAGCCGGTGCATCAGGTCCTAGACAAGATCAAGAATGAGTCATACTTcaaatgactaaaaaaaatGGGAGAAGGCCTCATGAAACGCAATCAAAGTCTTCATTGTCAGTATCACCAGGAACGAGGACACGCCACTAAGGATTGCAAgactctgtggaatcatttggagcaacTGGTCAGGGATGGAAGgttaaaacaatttttgtatCGGCCTAATGGGCAAGGAGACCATGGAAGTTCAGGGACTCAGGGGAAAGCTTCTTCAAGACCTCTTTTGGGCACAATTAATGTCATTTTCACTGCTCTTGGGAGGACTGGTTCTTGTCCATCCAGAGTAATGTCTGTAGCTTGGTCACTAGCCGAGGACTCTAATTCTAAGCCGAAGAAGGCTAAAGTTGGAATTTGACTAGCATTGAGTTTTTCGGAGAAGGACAAGGTTGGAATTATACAGCCACAcgatgatgctttggtggtcaCACTCAGGATAGAGGGATATAATGTGAGGTGTGTAttggttgatcaaggcagtggggCGGAAATTATGTACCCCGACTTGTATAGAGGGTTGGAGCTAAAACTTGGGGATTTGACTAGTTATGATTCACCCCCggtaggttttgatgggaaggtAGTTATACCAATAGGGCAAGTCAAACTACCAGTGCAAGCTGAGTCAGAGTTGGTAGACGTCAACTTCATAGTGGTGGATGCATATTCTCCCTACACAGCCATAGTGGCAAGACCctggcttcatgccatggggctgtttcctccaccttgcatttGAAGGTGAAGTATCCATCTGGCAACCAAGTTGAGGAGTTGATTGGGAGCCAATCTATGGCTAGGAAGTGCTTGGTGGCCGCAATTAGACATCAAGCTGAGGGAGAGTCCTCGGCATCCAATAAACAAAGTTTGTAGCAATTAAAGGAGCCATTGGTATCTGAAGATTCAATGAAACTAGTAGAGTGTGAAGGGTTAGAAAAGGTGATTATAAGTAATGATAAGGAGAGATATTTTCAGGTCGGAGCTCAACTGCCTCCTTGGGAGAAAGACGAATTAATGATGTTTCATAGGGAAAACattgatgtgtttgcttggaatGCTTACAAGGCCCTAGGGGTGGATCCGGGTTtaatttgtcatcatttgaatgtcagcCCAACTGTCGTACCAAGGAAGCAACTACCTCGGCGATCATCTAAGGAACATTCTAAGGCTATCAAGGAGGAGGTGATCAAGCTCGAGCAAGTAGGAGCTATCAAGGAGGTATTTTACCCTGAATAGTTGGCTAATACAGTGGTggtgaaaaaaaagaatgggaaatggcgagtatgtgtaaacttcacaaatttgaataaaacttatccCAAAGATCCCTTTCCAATGCGTCAaatagatcaattggtggatgccactgtaggacatcctcgaatgagctTTCTGGATGCCTTCTAAGGATATCATCAGATACCCCTGGCCTCGAACGATCAGGAGAAAACAGCCTTTGTCgctcctacaggaaattatcactacaaagtgatgccttttggcttgaagaatgcaggggctacttatcaaaggatgatgattaggatgtttgagccacaactaggtaaaaatattgaggtttatgtagatgacatggtggtgaagagtaagatggTGTCTGAGTATGTCTGAGACTTGGGGaatatttttgagattttaaggaAACACAAATTGTGCCTCAATGCTTCCaaatgttcttttggcgtgggatcaagtaaatttctaggttatatggtaactcatcgtggaattgaagtcaatccAGATCAGGTTAAGGCAATTAATAGTTTGTTGCCACCttggaatcctaaagaagttaaaaaattaacGGGAATGACTGCTGCCTTGAACCGATTCATCTCTCGGTCTGTGGACagatgtaggcctttcttctagttgttgaataagtggaagggatttgaatggacagaGGAATGTTCTTTAGCTTTTCAGCAatttaaggaatatctttctcggccacctgtTATGTCCAGGCCCGAGAAAGATAAGGTTTTGTTTACTTATATTGTCGTGGCTTCTCATGTTGTTAGTCTAGTGCTGGTACGAGTTGACAATGGTGTGCAGTGGCCGGTTTACTACGTGAGCAAGTCATTGCACGGGGCCAAGGCCGAGGCCCGAGATCCGTTACCTACCATTAGAAAAAGCCATTTTGGCAATGGTGCATGCTACGCGTAAGCTCACCCactacttccaatctcatacagttATATTTTTAGCCCAACTTCTGCTTAAATCAATACTTCAGAGCGCTGATTACAcgggaaggattgccaaatggggtacGATCTTGGGGGCCTTTGATATTAAGTACATGCCCTGCACCTCTGTTAAAGGTCAGGTTCTTACAGACCTGGTGGCAGCCGAGTTTGCTAAGCCTTcaataagagaaaaagaagacaagcaGAATATGGatagaaaatcagttggcatggtctCCTTGCAAGAGCCTTCATCCTGgaaggtgtatgttgatggtgcGGAAAATTAAAGAGGATCAGGAGTGGGGCTAGTTATAATTTCTCCTGATATGATCATTattgaaaaatccttaaggCTAAGTTTCTCGGCCACAAATAATGAAGCTAAGTATGAGGCCATATTGCGGTCCAGAAGGTGGAAAGAAAAACAGTGCAGATGTTCTCAGACTCAAGATTGGTTGTTGGACAAGTGGAAGGAGAgttggaggctagggacccgaGAATGCAAGAACACTTGAATCAGGTGAGACATATACAGTCAAACTTTGAGTCTTTCATCTTAGTGGAAGTCCTTAGAAGCAGGAATACCCATGCTGATTCCCTAGCCACCCTCGCAACATCCTCGACGCAGAGCTTACCTCGGGTCATCCTTGTGAAGACTTGTGCAAGCCTACTGAGATAAAAGGTGATATGTTCCATATTCATCAGATTAGGGCgtggcctagttggatggactcTATAGTGCTATTCCTCAAAGAAGATATCTTGCCCAAGGAGAAGTCCGAACCGAACAAGGTACGTAGAAAGGCACATCAGTTCTAgctatccgaggaccaaaagcTATACAAAACGTTCTTTTTCTAGACCATACTTACTATGTATACACCCTGAAGCAACAGAGCTACTTCtagaagaattacatgaagggatttgtggaagccacacggGAGGTAGATCCTTATCTCACAGGGCACTTACCCAaaggtattggtggccaaatatgcagaggaAAGTACAAAAGTATGTGAAGAAGTGCGACCAGTGTCAGAGGTATGCTTCGAACATTCGTCAACTAGGGGGcgtccttaatcctctatctagcccttggcctttttctcaatggggcttggatattgtaggacCCTTCCTTAAAGCAGCAGGGAATAGGAGATGACTGCTGGTCGgcacaaattatttcactaagtgggttgaaACGAAGCCACTGTCAAATATCAGGGACTTTGATGCAAAAAGaattgtttggaaaaatattatcaCCAGGTTTGGAATTCCTCATACCCTTATCTCAAATAATGACTttcagtttgatagtaaggctttcAGAAGATATTGCTGCGATTTGGGCATTatgaatagatattccaccccgaCTTATCCACAAGGAAATGGATAGACCGAGGCTGTCAATAAAGTAATAGTGAATGTGCTCAacaagaggttggatgatgctaaagaaaaatgggtggaagaactaCCACACGTCCTTTGGACCTATCAGATTACATCTCGTAGGTCCACAAGGGAGACCCCTTTTTCAATGACTTCTGAGGCCGATGCTGTAATTCCTCTCGAGACCGGTTTCCCAACATTGAGGATGAGCTCTTTTACTCCGAGTAACAATAATGGGTTGTTAGAAAGGAGCTTGAATTTTGTTGAAGAACGAAGAGAAAACGCCATGGTTCAGTTGGCGTATTATCAGCACAAGCTCAAACAAGGCTATGACTCAAACATGAAgttaaggccactagcgccagGGGATTTGGTATTAAGAAAAGTTTTGGGTATTGCAAAGAACCCAACCTAGGGCAAGTTAAAgcccaactgggaagggccATATCGTATTACCTCAGTAGCTAGGATAGGGACTTTttatcttgaagatctagatgaaaatgttgtaccacgtccctggaatgtaaataacttgcgaaggtattattattaatgaagttATCTTCTGTTATATATCGCTTATTATTTTATGCGTTACATTTCTCATTATagctaaatatcaaacagaacctgGTTATATCTGActtctcggaccacatgccttgggtaaattgatatttttcaacatttttctaagtattaaacagaaccttagttatgtttggttcctcggtgttaggatgtgtgcccttaaatcctattttatgatgctatgtaagacattatgtatgacttaatgttgtgtttaataaagttgttttattattatctaaaataatggtaacatgaatattgtgacattatcatatagtccatgagatgcatagtatatgatttatgtgattcagtcacagaagatataagtcacaagttttttgtaaactcagaatttatagttcatagtcggtgatgaaattgggcatttcatctacaaaaactataacatatcaactaagatgatttgtcttgatcgtggaagtggagacttctagttcatatgttgatatattttaagagttaagacatattgaactggaccgctgtgagatttattattctcctaatgactgtcaaatgaacaataaatctcacaacttctatttgcatgaacttttaatcctgagagaataatggacctaatcatggcgtgtaggttgctttgatatatcaggagtgaaatctaaaataacggtcaaaacctcaatatattgggcagccacatttagtgttgatggaacatatattctcaagatggaattcatagtctcttaacggagatataaaatattcccttaagataagtttaataagatcagttattcaaagagttaggcctaaccactttggtaagaaattcctaaagtatatatttataaaattgaatttcataaatatatgatgaataactttaaaaggattaaaccaggtactcaaggataagatgtagtaatttacaaagtcgcagtctatatttatgactttgtgttactacgaatattttatgaagagattgcatgtataataaagtcttgggatataatttattaataaggcctagagtgcaattatatttatatagtggtattaaatataattaatggtaactttggacttattaagagttgacggaaaaacccaatgcccattggagctagtgtcttattgatcccttttgatcccactccaagccacacactaaagcccaattggaaagacccaataggccagcccaattaaataattagttagttataaaggaagaaacatacaaaattttttattattccaaGTCATATAAGAAACGGtatgtatgtgagagtgagacatactttcattctccctttgaaaactgattgagagaccacatatcttgggcgtaaagtggaattgaagtgaagattaaaagtgctcttaagtgcttctaatctttgttttgaatttctccacaccaaagTACGCTATTTTGTTcataaattctgaaatttatactgtgtacgttatcaatcatgaatgaaatagattcttatttgttgcttccgctatgtgttttgtatgagatacaaaatctGTTTTTCCAACATTCGGACTATCTACTTTGAGTAAATTAATACATCAGGTTacttttataagtatcaaatagaTGCTTGGCTATGCtaggctcctcgaaccacataccttgggtagaTTGATATttcccaatatttttttaagtgttaaacagaaccttagttatgtctaatTCCTTGGACCAtttactttgggtaaattaatacttcaggttacttttctaagtatcaaacagaacattggctatgcctaactcctcagaccacataccttgggtaaattgatatttttcaacattttcctaagtattaaacaaaatctATGTTATGTTTGGCTCCTTGGATTACATATCCAAGTACAGAAATTGCAGATATTTCAAAGACACCAAGAAAATGATGGAAGCTTTGGCtatatatttactatttagacaactaaaaaaaaaagagtgacaaccacgaaaacaaaaacaaaaacaaagggTGAAATTGAGGAAAACAAAAGCACACGTTGGAGCCCAGTAAACTTGGAtctttttagagaaagaaagaggaatCTGCTCAATCTGTATCTGTTTGTGAGTGTGCGAATTTTTGTGGAGGAAATTTTAGCGCTCAGAGCATGAATTTGCTTTTGATTGATTATTTTTTGAAGTCAGAAGCTAATGTAATATCCACGTGGCAATTGGTGATTATCCTATAAGGAAATGTTGTATTTttcataaaggaaaaaaaatgtttaaataatattttgactAAAATACTCTTATAGATTTTAGTCTACAACTCATTTTTGTATCCCTCAAATTTAAGAAAGTTATAGGTTTActagcaattttttttctctgatgTGGCCTAAACTAAATTTAATATAACAAAAggatacaaaattttcttttatttatattgattatgtAGTTTCTAATTAGTTGAAATgataaaggtttttattattgaataaaagagttataaataataaataaataaatgaagacCATTGATATGTTGACTTATGATGGAGCAAAGTCCATGATTTGATTGTATTATGTCAAAACTAGTTAAGGTTGCACGTTCTACTCTTTGAGTTAGAAAATTtaagatgaatttttttttttagtaatataaaatcatatatttaaatttagaatagtTTTTTAACATATGCACTGTGGCTCCACATGCAAGCCAAAGTGGTCATAGGACCACCCTAACTTgcaaaaaaatgcatatatatacttgccaaaaaattattttatgttaaacTAATATATTGTGACCattctaataaaaatgttgaacactctgacttgagaattacaaaaGGTTTGGTtcaataagaataaaaaaaatgctacattcacaacattttctcaatacttttacaacaaatctaaTATGGTAAgcttgtggggagtaaaaggacccaagtgggcatatgggcctttggactgtagcatgaagggccgacctgctccagaattaaactctacgaattggtccatacgccgaggatccaaGGATACaaccgagggcgagcttctcctcggacagatccaagagaactcaaaacttcattatgaaggtcaaggcaactCTGGAAAggctaatggttaaagggggacaccctgaaccttctagatgcaccagtgttgaagaaaatatcaagagcaaaggctgccacctccacattaaaagctctgcacctacctccctggccgcattaatgggaaagtgacccctga
This portion of the Castanea sativa cultivar Marrone di Chiusa Pesio chromosome 7, ASM4071231v1 genome encodes:
- the LOC142644158 gene encoding uncharacterized protein LOC142644158; translation: MGEGLMKRNQSLHCQYHQERGHATKDCKTLWNHLEQLVRDGRLKQFLYRPNGQGDHGSSGTQGKASSRPLLGTINVIFTALGRTGSCPSRDKVGIIQPHDDALVVTLRIEGYNVRCVLVDQGSGAEIMYPDLYRGLELKLGDLTSYDSPPVGFDGKVVIPIGQVKLPVQAESELVDVNFIVVDAYSPYTAIVARPWLHAMGLFPPPCI